The Paenibacillus sophorae genome has a segment encoding these proteins:
- a CDS encoding RNA polymerase sigma factor encodes MVGNTMDEVRLEDFALMDEETFFERLYVEHRKMYVIAFSYLGTETDALEVVQEASCRAWMKRKKLKDEQSFTPWLIRITINCCMDELRRKKRMFPAEKLVEEAAQEMKSNERIDLERAMNRMKPRYRHAVILKYYQDMTTAQIAKVLKKPEGTIKTWLREGLRQLRNYL; translated from the coding sequence AAATACAATGGACGAGGTCAGATTAGAGGATTTTGCGCTGATGGATGAAGAAACTTTTTTTGAACGGCTGTACGTCGAACACCGCAAAATGTACGTGATCGCTTTCAGCTACCTGGGAACGGAAACGGACGCGCTGGAAGTGGTGCAGGAAGCGTCATGCCGGGCATGGATGAAGCGCAAAAAGCTTAAGGACGAGCAATCCTTTACGCCCTGGCTGATCCGGATTACCATCAACTGCTGCATGGATGAACTCCGGCGCAAAAAGCGCATGTTTCCAGCCGAGAAGCTGGTGGAGGAAGCGGCGCAGGAAATGAAAAGCAACGAACGGATCGACCTGGAACGGGCGATGAATCGGATGAAGCCGCGATACCGGCATGCCGTGATCCTAAAATACTACCAGGACATGACAACCGCCCAAATTGCAAAGGTGCTGAAAAAACCCGAAGGCACGATCAAAACCTGGCTGCGCGAAGGACTGAGGCAGCTTCGGAATTATCTGTAG